The Meiothermus sp. QL-1 DNA window GGCCGCGACGAAGCCCACCATCAGGGAGATGCGCGCCCCGTAGATGATGCGCGAGAGCACATCGCGGCCCAGGTCGTCGGTGCCCAGAAGGTGCTCGCGGCTTGGGGGCTGGAAGTACCTGGCGGCCAGGTCGTCCCCCGTGGGCTGGGCGGTGGGGCTGTAGGGGGCAATCCAGGGGGCCAGAAGGGCCATGAGCACCAGGGCCACAACCACCCACAGGGAGACCATGGCGGCCTTGTGCTTCCTGAAGCGGCGCCAGGCCAGGGCCCAGGTGGACTGGGGTTTGGAAGCGGTTGCCACAGCAGCCATAAAGCCCCCTAACTATAGCGGATGCGCGGGTCTACCACCGCGTACATGAGGTCGGCCAACAGGTTGAACAGCGCCGTCAGCAGGGCCAGGAAGGCCAGGGCCACCATGGCCACGTTGTAGTCCTTGTCCACTAGGGCGTCCAGAATGGCCCGGCCCATGCCCGGGTAGGAGAAGATGGTCTCGGTAATCACCGCCCCTCCGAACACGCCGGGAATGGCCAGCCCCACCAGGGTGATGATGGGGATGAGGGCGTTGCGCAGGGCGTGTTTGTAGAGCACCACCCGCTCAGAGAGCCCCTTGGCCCGGGCGGTGCGGATGTAGTCCTGGTTCAGCACCTCGAGCAGGCTCGCGCGCATGTAGCGGGTCCAGGAGGCCATCTGGATGGTGGAGAGGGCCAGCACCGGCAGGGTGAGCTTGAAGGCCCAGTCCTTGATGTACTGGAAGAAGCTCACCTCACCGGCCCGCACCTGGTGCCACTGCAGGTCGGAGATGCTCTGCACGGGGAACTGGGGGAACCAGGGGAGCTTATCCGGCAGCCAGAAGGCGAAGAGGAACAAGAGCAGAATGCCCAGGAAGAAGATGGGCATGGAGAAGCCCACAAAGGAGAGGAAGGTGATGGCGTAGTCGGCCGCACTGTACTGCCTGACCGCCGAGAAGATGCCCACCGGGATGGCCACCAGCAACGCCAGCAGCAAAGCCGCGCCAGAAAGAACCAGCGTGCGGGGCAGGCGCTCGACGAAGATGATCTGGGCGGCAGGGGTGGCGTAGGTGCGGGACTGGCCGAAGTCCCCTTGCAGGGCCCGGCCCAGCCACTTGAAGTAGCGCACATAGATGGGCTGGTCGAGGCCATAGGCCCGGCGGAGCTGCTCGAGCTGCTCGGCGGTAATCCTGGGGTTCTGCTGCCGCAGTTCATCCAGAGGGTCGCCCGGTTGCAAGGCCAGCAGGGTGAAGATGACCACGGAGGCTGCAAACAATAGGGGTATCATTTGCAGCAGACGGCGGACGGTGTAAGCAAACACGCCCTACATAATACCTTTGGGGGAGCCCCTGGGGATTTAGATCGGCGCTCGAGCAGGGCAATTTCGCCCATGCACGCGCTTTTTAGCAATGCACCTCCACCGAATGGTGGACGAAAAGCCCCTCCTCGGGGGAGGGGCTGGGCGCTAGCGCGCGATGAGCTGGCCGTACTTGGCCTGGTCGTAGACCTTTTGCGCGCCCCTGGACTGCCAGCCGATCAGCCAGGGCTCGATGGTGGGGTAGGCCGAGCTGGCAAAGGTCGAGGAGACGTAGTTGACCAGGCCGCTGCGGAAGACCCGTGCGTCCGCGACGAAGTAGAGGGGAATCATGGCCACCTCGTTGGCCCAGATCTCCTGCATGCGGGCGAAAAGCTGCTTGCGGCGG harbors:
- a CDS encoding ABC transporter permease, with product MFAYTVRRLLQMIPLLFAASVVIFTLLALQPGDPLDELRQQNPRITAEQLEQLRRAYGLDQPIYVRYFKWLGRALQGDFGQSRTYATPAAQIIFVERLPRTLVLSGAALLLALLVAIPVGIFSAVRQYSAADYAITFLSFVGFSMPIFFLGILLLFLFAFWLPDKLPWFPQFPVQSISDLQWHQVRAGEVSFFQYIKDWAFKLTLPVLALSTIQMASWTRYMRASLLEVLNQDYIRTARAKGLSERVVLYKHALRNALIPIITLVGLAIPGVFGGAVITETIFSYPGMGRAILDALVDKDYNVAMVALAFLALLTALFNLLADLMYAVVDPRIRYS